TCATCCCCATGTTGGCCATGTAAACAGATTATATTTCTAAGGGGAAATATTGAGAATTCTTTCCCACGTTATGATTCCTCATATGCATCCCTTTTGAAATGATATGTTTCATTATTATATATCATTTCCTTGGAGCTCAGGTATATAACTCATGAAGTATGCAATGCCCCTTGACTCAGACCACTTCTTTCTATGTTTCATTAACAGTCATACAAGCTAGGGAAAATGCCCATTTAGTCAAAAACAGCAAAAACAAATCTCATTCTAATAAAAAAAGATTTAGGAAGCCCATTCCAATGATTTTAATACAAAAAACCGTGTCATCCTTAACCTAATTACTAAATCGCAACCACTACCACTTCATCTTCCCGTTCTGATTTTTTCTTTCCACCTCTCTCTCTCTCTCTCTCCCGGCCGGCCACCACTCGATCGGCTGAATCAAGCTGTCGATCGAGGTACGTCTCCTTTCTATATCTTCTGTTTCAGCATTATGATGATATTTCGTGTATTGTTTAGGGTTTCCAACATGTAATTAATCGAAAACACGAAAACCGATCACTGTTAATTGGTTGAGATTTGTGCAGTATCTTTTGATTCTAAAAAGCAACTCGTGAACTTAGGGCTGATTCGCAACTGGAACCATGTATCTCTTCTATAGAACACACTATCCAGACAAGCTGATTTGTATCAAGCCATTCGGAACACCTACACAAAACATTAAACATAAGATTTCGTAAAAATCATGAATCGATATGCTTATGGCAAAATAATCTTTTGTATACACGTTGAAAGGGTTGGTAAAATACAGAAGCATTTGAGACTCTTTGCAAATATCCAGCTACAGATATTATATCTGAGATATATACCAACGTAACCAATATATTGAAACTGATGACCTCAATCAGCTGAGTACAAGGCATGTTAGCACCCTGAGAATCAGTATGATTTTCTTGTTTAGGGATTCTCCATCAAGTGGATTTTCAAGATTCATGGAAAGATTGAGTAGCTTTAGAATATTTGGGAAAGTATATAGATGAGAAAAAGCCACATACATGGTGGGATGACTTTGTGTTCCTACATGAGCTTTGAGCAATGGAGAGACAGAAGCATGTGAATCCTTGTCTCCGAAGAGAGTGGCCCTCAAAGGTGGCTCTTCACCAATCAGTTCATGTACGGTATGGTTTTCCGGATATTTTTTGATCTATCAAGTTCAGTATGACCAACTCAATGTTAGAATTAGAGATTATATCCTGTTATTCAACAGAATATAATCGAAACCAATAAACTTGGATGATTTGATTAATATGCAGAAAAAATAAAGCAAAAACAGTAGGAAAGGTCTTGCACTTAGAAATTTCGGATCTGCTATCCTCTTTGGATTACATCAGCATATATAGCCCTTATATAGGGTCCAAAATGACCTAGAAAATATCTTATAAAGCAAGTTTAATTAACTAGCTAGATTAGAAATGTACTTTACATACAGCAAATATCCAGTAAAGAGTTGAGTGGAGAAAGCAGTAATGCAAGGCTGGAAAGTATTGCAGCTTAACCGTACCCCTTGCAGTTTCCTAGTTGAAGCAGGAAAGCATTAACTTCAACACTCATCATGTCTTCTCTTTATGAAGTATTAGAGATCTCTTTTCTTTTGGAATTTTTTTTCAATTAATATATCCTTTTCTGGCTTAAGTTCATCAATTGAAAAATTATAACACCATAGGGTTTCGGTTACCTGAAATTGGTAACACGAAGAGAAGTATTGCTAGATCTCTATCTGCCTCAAATTAAGACCTTAGATATCCCAAAAAGCTATTTTGCCGTCTATGTTGGGGAGAGCCAAAGGAACCGGTTTGTCATTAAGGCCAATATCATACTTGAACGAATCTATGCTCCAAGATTTGTTGAGTCAAGTACTATTGCTTAGTTTGGTGGCAAGCCACCTGATGTGTAATTAAGATTCCAAGCCTAATTTGTTACCAAGCCAAAAGAGGAATTTATAACATACATAGTATAGCTAGTTTGGAGGATAGTGTGAGCTTCTTAGCATAACTGGACTAACTTTTTCTATTTTTATTACAGAAGTACTTAGATATGATCACCAATTAAGTACCAACTGTTCACTGGACCTCATGCTTTGCTGATCGAATTGAAGAGTTAAGAAGGAAAAATTCATATAGAAGTTTATCAAAGTTGAAAAGGAAACAATTACATGTATATATGTGGTGTCCTTGGTTATGATGACATCTTTGAATGACATGTTAGAAAACAAAGGCGATTCTCAAAGAGGTAGCAGCAAAAGATAGTTAGAAAGGAATGGACTGAAAATCATATTAATATCTAAATAAAAAGAAATATTAACGTACTGTTTGTAAAATGTATTGTCATTGACTTCTCTCTGCAGATTCCTGAATTCAGTATCTGTTCCTTGTTATATACAGTATGTACAAAATTTGTCTCTAGCAAGTTATATCTAATTCATAACCATGAGTCGTTGCCCCTTCAAGCGAGAAGTGAGATCAATGAAGGTTTCTTCTATCTCCGCAAGGAATTGTGAGTCCACCCACTGGATGGTCGAATCCATGTTCTTCCTCTGCCTTAGTTAGCAACTCTTGAAATGAAGGATGACTCGAGAAAGAAACTGAAACCATGTATCTCGACTTTTCATTTCTCTCCTACATACACCGATTATAAAAACCCTTTTAGAACACCATCATGTATTGAATCTGCTTTACAAGCCAACAAACTTCCTCGCATGAGAATATGCTTTTCATGTATAATGGCGGGCAATGGGATAGCCACATTAGTGATCACTTCAGAGAGGTCGAGCGTTCCAAAAACATTTGGACGAAAATAGTCAATAGATTGAGATATCGATGAGAAATTGATTTCTGTATAGATAATATGTATGGTTGTGGATATTTATAGATGAGAGGGTGTTAACAAAATAGTGATATCGATGTGGAATGAAGAAAGAACACTGTATGGCAGAAATTGTGTCATGATTGGGAAGAGACACAAGCATCTGAATTTTGAAGGAGCACATGATTCTGTCTAAATGATATCAGACGCTCAAGAACTGAAGATTTCTAGTCCATATATTAGTTGGTGAATATTATGTTTATGACACCCTGGCTAGAGAGGAATATGGATAGCTATAATCTTTGAGTCACCTATTCCCTCTCACTGCAACGCATGCTTTAGACATGTTTGTGGTTTGTTGAAAGAATTAGATTAACTTGTGGTATTCTTGATTTTGTTAGGTTGAACTATGGTTCCTCTGTTGTCTGTAATCTAGCAGAGGTAGGGAATATAGTGTGAAGACAAGGATATATATATGTAGATCAGGAATACAAAGCCATGTGCTTTTTCACAAGGTAATGTCCCTAGACCAAATTGGACCCAATGCTCATTTCCCTCTTCACCATTCCTTTCCATGTACCTTATTATTTCCAGCATACACCTTCATCATCTATTTATACCACACATTACTCATGAAGTTCAACATCAGCAACTCAAGTCCAGCTATTCCTTCCCAACAAAATATTCAAACTCTTCCTGTTTCAACTGATATATTCAGTTTTCTTTCTTGAGAAAATTTATAAGCCATGGGGTTCCGTTTACCAGGTATTGCTAATGCCAAAAAAAGTCTTACTAGATCTCTATCTGCTACAAAGAGCTTAGATATCCCAAAAGGTTACTTTGCAGTCTATGTTGGGAAGAGCCAGAAGAAGCGATTTGTGATTCCCATCTCATACCTGAATGAGCCTCTTTTTTTGGACTTGTTGAATCAAGCTGAAGAAGAATTTGGATTTGATCATCCAATGGGTGGCATCACAATCCCATGCAGTGAACACACCTTCCTAGATCTCACTTCCCGCTTAAGTGAATGAGAGTACACTAATGATGTCCCAGTTCATCTGCAAATCAAAGCTTCTTCATTCACGAAGTCTGGAGCTGCTTGTGTTGGTCGAAATCTTCTGTAGTCCAGAGCTGCTTGAAAGCTGAGCAGAAAACTTCTCAAGTCTGGAAGCAGACAAAGGATAGTACCATGAATCCTCTAAATTCATTGGAAACATGAGTTAGAAATCCAAATTTGAATTGAATGACAGTCAACTTCTGTCGTTTAACAATGTAACCATCTTTGTAGTCCTCCACAGGAAATAGGGAATCAGGAATACAAAAATATATATCAATTGATCTTCCACTTCGATCTGTTGTCTTGATTTTCATTTTATTATTTATCTTTATACTGTTAATCTCCCATAATGAGGCAATATATATATGACATTTTCACAAACAAAAAAGAAATCAAATAAAATTTAAGATGAAGGGGTGGGGGTATTGCTGAATGGTTTTGAGCTTGTGTCAGGGAAGTAAAAGGGGTGACCTAGCGGTGCATGGTTTAGCTCGGAGTGCTCTGCAATATATGGTAAACTTGATGTATTGCCAGTAGGCTGGTCTTCCTTGGCTTCATTACTTGAAATTTTTTTTTTTTTTGAACTCAGTCTATGAATACAACTAAATCAAATAAATAAAATAAAATAAAGAAGATGAACTTTTTAGATAGGAACCATATGTTCTTGTCCAGACCAAAAATTAGGGTTCCAATTGTACGTTACAGAAAAATTGTAGTCAAGTACCGGAGATTGATTTCAGATATTGGCTTTAATAAACTGTGCTCAATATATACATTTTTCCTCAGACTGCACAGAAGTTGTTAGCTTGTTTGGTTCAGACTTCAGACGAACACAACATTAAATTGGTCCTCATTGCACTCTCTTTAAGCAAGTTATATTGATTCTTGTTCAATTTTAGTTTCAGACACATATACACCAGAGAAAGTAAATAATATTACGTAACAAGCTAGGCATCTATTAAATGACATACATTTTTGGTATCAAACCTAACCACTGAAATTCTAGCTGGTAAAAGGTCATTACCATATCTGAAAACACTGACAAAAGATGATGGACTATGTTTATGGACTTGATCATATATATATATATATANNNNNNNNNNNNNNNNNNNNNNNNNNNNNNNNNNNNNNNNNNNNNNNNNNNNNNNNNNNNNNNNNNNNNNNNNNNNNNNNNNNNNNNNNNNNNNNNNNNNNNNNNNNNNNNNNNNNNNNNNNNNNNNNNNNNNNNNNNNNNNNNNNNNNNNNNNNNNNNNNNNNNNNNNNNNNNNNNNNNNNNNNNNNNNNNNNNNNNNNNNNNNNNNNNNNNNNNNNNNNNNNNNNNNNNNNNNNNNNNNNNNNNNNNNNNNNNNNNNNNNNNNNNNNNNNNNNNNNNNNNNNNNNNNNNNNNNNNNNNNNNNNNNNNNNNNNNNNNNNNNNNNNNNNNNNNNNNNNNNNNNNNNNNNNNNNNNNNNNNNNNNNNNNNNNNNNNNNNNNNNNNNNNNNNNNNNNNNNNNNNNNNNNNNGGATTGAGCTCCTCTGCAGTACTGCACCGTGAATTTCACCAAATCTACATGCTTAGAATAATCTAACAGCTATTACAATTACCACGTCATCTAACACATATATTGACTTTTTTACCCTGCTAAACTGACGTTAAAGCGGGTATGGCTCCGTTTAACAAGATTTAAAATGGAGGAGGCTCACGAACTGGAAATTTTTCAGTGTCAGTGTGGGGATATGAATCTATCTTTCTTTCTCTTAATCAATTCATCTTCTTAGGGCAACTCTAACAACGGTTTTAAAACCCAGTTCCAGTCCTATATCCATACATTTCATCTCCAACGGACCAAAAACCTGGGGTTTGGTTTTAGAAATATAGGACCCGGTTCTATTCTCAGTCTCAAATCTAAGACAATTCCAGGACCAAGACTCGGGTCCACTTGCGTTTGGGCTGGGCCAGAGAAGAAGAAGAAGAGACGCGCTCGGCACAAGGTCGGCACGAAACGCGCTCTCCCGCTTCCGCACGAAACGAAGACGCGCGTAACGCGCTCTCCAGCTCCAGTCGCGCTGCTGTCTGCAGAGGCTGGGCCCCATGCACGTGGGACGGTCTCCTAGTCGACCGTTGAGCGCTTCAACGGGTATGAAATGGACGGCCAGGATTGATAGCATAATTTGAATGGACGGTTAATCCAGCAGAGGTCCAACGGTCAGNNNNNNNNNNNNNNNNNNNNACCAAAGCCATGAACTCGCGTATTCCGACTCCTATCAACTTGGAAGAAGATGAAGCACATGCTAATGAAGCGGAGCCAACTACAACAAGACAAGCACGACCTCAAGGACAAAAAGCTCAAAAGCTAGCAAAGAAGAAAGGCAAGCAACAAGATGCGGATGGCTTACGCATTCAAATGCAAAAGGCTCAAGAACAAAGTGAGCGTGAATATCTACAAAGGCAACAACAATTTGAGCAAGTTAAACAACTTGAGCAACGCGCTTCGGATGATCGTATTATGATGGTTGATCTATCAACGTTTGATACTCCAAGAAAGATGGGTTATTGGGAAAGGAGACAACAAGAGATAATTAATAGGGAGGAAGCAACCTCAAGGTCTCCGGTGAACCCTCAAGATGAAGCCCCCACCGAGTATCAAACACCAACCGAAGAAAACAACTGTAACTTGGCCAATTATGTTCCGGTTCATGAAACACAATGGATCAACTAGAATCATCAATTAGGAAGTATCCATTTAATTTACCTAAATAAATGTTGTTGTTTCTTTCTAGTTGTAATGTTTTTTTAAGTTATGAATAAAAAGTTATTATTTTTATGGCACATGATAACCATTCATAAAAAGCAATCACCCGACATAAACTTACTCGACATAAAAACCTTTAACTTTTATTGAATAGCAAAAGCAAATGCACATCACACAACACAATAAAGCAAAAGCAAAAGCTCTCTGCACACCACATAACACAAGAAAGCAAAAGCAAAAGTAAAAGTAAAAGCTCTCTGCACACAAGAAAGCAAAAGCAAAAGCAAAAGCAAAAGCAAAAGCAAATGCACACCACACCACACAACAGAAGCAAAAACAAAGGCCATGAGAAACCGGCAACTTATTGAAAACAATAAATTTAAAGCTCATCACTGGTCATTCTCATCAGCTTGCAGCTTCATGCTCCACAGGTGATCAACTAGATCATCCTGAAGGTTTTTATTCATCACTGGACATCGTACCTCCCTATAGCGACGCATGAATTGATTTAGCCGGTTTGGATTACGATCAACAGAGGTGTCTTGATCAGGGATTCTGTCATGCATATATGTGTGCCTTTTTTGGTATGGTGGGAATGTCATTTGGATCAAATGGCTCAGCTGCATCTTCATCATGCTCATCTTCAACAATCATATCATGCAAGATAATGCACGTCATCATGATGAACTGAAGATTCTCCTTACTCCATCCACGAGCTGGCCCTCTTATGATTGCCCAACGAGCTTGAAGAATACCAAAAGCTCTCTCCACATCTTTTCTGTATGCTTCTTGCATCCTTGTGAAATGTTTTGTCTGCGACGTCCTCGGGTTTTTAATTGCTTGAACAAATGAGGCCCATTTTGGGTAAATGCCATCAACAAGATAATAACATTGCCCATAATTCCTATTTTGTACTTCATAGCTCACCTGAGGAGTTTCACCACGAGCCACATCATTAAACAAAGGTGACTGTCCAAGGACATTAATATCGTTTAGGGAACCTGGAAGGCCGAAGAAGGCGTGCCAAATCCAAGTATTGTAGGATGCCACTGCCTCCAAGATGATTGTTGGTTTCCCCTTATAGCTAGTATACTGGCCTCCCCATCCGGTGGGACAATTTTTCCACTGCCAGTGCATACAATCGAGGCTCCCGATCATTCCTGGAAATCCTCTTTCTGCTGCCTTGTCGAGAAGTCGTCGCAGATCAGCCGGTGTTGGTCGGCGGAGATAATACTTATGGTACACATTCCATATTGCTCTGGTGAAGTGTTCCAAAATCTCGATGGCAGTGGATTCTGTAATATCCATGTAATCGTCAAAGAAGTCGGCTGTGACCCCATATGCGAGTTGTCTCATTGCGCATGTAAGCTTTTGTTCAGTGGATAGGCCGACTCTCCCAGTCGCATCTCTTCCTTGAACAAAATATGGATCGTAGTTGGCCACGTCGTGCATCATCCTGTCAAATACCCAAGGTTGCATTCTGTATCGCCTACGAAATATATTTGGTTCGTACCTGCATGGATATATCCGTGAAGTATAAAGCTTTCAGACGTTGATCCATGATCTCTCTGTTTCTGGCAATATACGAACGACCTTTCGAAGAACCACCCCATTGTGAATCCTCTTCTTCCAGATCTTGGATTTGCAAGGCAGCAGCAAACATCATCATGGATCTTCGTTGGTTTCTCGTAACGGCCTCTTCTTAATCTTTCATAAACCATTTTGTCAAATGATTCATTGTAGAAAAACAGTTTTTCACAAAATCAAAAGGAAACAATATGAAGCTTTTGAGATGAGAAGAGTGTTGTGAATTTGTGAGGAATGAGGATGAGGATGTCAATGACCTCATATTTATAGACAATTTGAGATGATATCAACAGATAAGATATGACACGTGTCGGACAAATATAACCCGTAATCTAGATAGCCAATTAGTGTTTGACATGTGGAGACGATAATCACATCCGAACTCAGTTGTTTGTCGTATACACCGATGCAACACAAGATAATATCTGTCAATAATTTGATTTTTTGTCATATATGCCGACATAAAACGACAAAAAATTAGTATGTATTAATTATTTTTTTAATTAACAAAATTATATTTAATTATAAGAATAATTTAAAATTTTGTGATAAAAATAAAAATTGTGAACTTTTATTAACTTAATAAGGTTATTAACATATTATTTAATATAATATTCATAAATATACTACCTATAACTTATTTTAATCAACAAAAATGAATATAGGACCTCATATAGGACTCATTGTTGGAGATGAGAAAATGAGTCCTAAATGAATAGTGCAATAAAGAGGTCCTATAATGGATATAGGACTCCAAATCCAAGACCATTGTTGGAGTTGCCCTTATTACGATTCAATACCCCACTACTGTAATTTATTAAATCAATTGGAAGTTCTTTTGAACATCAAGCGCATTATATGTAAAGAAATTACGTGAGGAGACCAGAAACCCATTGTTTCTAAAGAAACAGAAGGAAAATCTGAGAAGCAACTGGGTCGGACGGAAATAAAGTGGAAGCAATTAGAAAGTGACTTAAATTCAAGATCCCAATTAGCAAACAACAATCTTTGCGGAGAGGAAGCAAAATAACCTAGATCACCGATCTTGAAAGGAAGTGAGGAAGAAAGATTGAAGATCCCGATTGTGTGATTCTGAGTTTTTGAATGTCCGACCTGGTGCTTCGTTTTCCATGACCAACATTTAATGCAGTTAGAGAAGGGAAAAGATTTTTTGTTTTCTTGTTTCTTTGTCATGAAATGACGATGAAGGTAACGGAAGACAGTAACATTGTTAATAAAACGAAAATATAAAATAATATTGATGACGTAGTGAATTACTGATCCGTTAGATTAATTGTAGGACATGGATTTTATGAAATTCACCAAAAACTGCACCACTCTCACTTTAGAGGAGACAAATCTATATATATGAGGGCCCTTTCATCGAGGGATCCCTATTTTTGATTATTTCTAGGGATATGGCATTTCACCAGCTTCCTGATCAAATTTTTGCATCTACACCGTTCAATTCATTGAGTTATATGAGTAGATCATTTCTACAAATTTTCAGATAATTTAGTGATCGTTAACCCATTCAAAACTTCGATTTATTTTTAATGATCTTGAACGGTTTAGGTTTGATATAAAGTGTGTAACTTTTTGTTTTAATCTCAGCCATCCAACCTCATTAAATGACAGATCCAATGATGTGGGCTTATCCCTAAAAATGACCAAAAATAGGGATCCCTCAATGGAAGGGCCCTGATATATATATATNNNNNNNNNNNNNNNNNNNNGAATTAGATTAAATAAATCAACAGAACAAAAGTTGTCCAAACAGAATCGTTCGTGTAAATTACGATTGCGGAAGCTCAAATGATCTTCAAATTTGATGAAACTTTGTAGGAACGATCTACACACTGTGTTTTAGACATTGTACGGTTGAGATGTGGAAATACGACCTGAAAGTGAGCGAAATAAGGAGTCCCGCACTTTAATTTCAAAGAGGGATCCCTCTCTGGAAGGGGACTGTATATATATATATATATAATTTTACTCTTTAGCCTTTAAGTTTTGAAGTTCTTTAGATATGAATAGGCATAATCTGTACAGTTTGTAAAGCCATTATAAATTACATATGCAATTGATTTCTGGTGACAGTAGACTGTCATTTTGGAGTTAATTAACAGTTTAACTACACAACAGACTCATGAGAGGAAGATAACTAGACTGCAAGGATTTGAGGAATTAAAGTATATCATATTCCAAGATTTTAATTTATTAACAAAAAATAAAGAAGTTTACAAGAGTGGAAAGACAAATTGGCCTTCTTGCTTCATTTGATTTCAAAAATCAGAGTCCTCATGTTGGCAATAGCCATGTGATATGCTGGTTTTCTGCTTGTAGAAATTTGCATCTTGATCAGCTCAGTTCATTGAGACCCTCACAAACAACATTATGTGAGTTGTTTCAGGCCGGCCGACCCTCATCTTCATTTGAGGATGATCAATTTTGAGATGAAGTTGCACCTCAGATTCACTTCATTTCATTCACTTAAGCTTGAAGTGAGTTCAACAAAGGT
The window above is part of the Fragaria vesca subsp. vesca linkage group LG2, FraVesHawaii_1.0, whole genome shotgun sequence genome. Proteins encoded here:
- the LOC101293834 gene encoding uncharacterized protein LOC101293834 produces the protein MGFRLPAIANAKRSLTRSLSASRSSKSLTNPKGYFVVYVGESQKKRFVIPLSYLNEPMFQDLLSQAEEEFGYDHPMGGITIPCGEHNFLELTSRLSGSSPITMGFRLPGIANAKKSLTRSLSATKSLDIPKGYFAVYVGKSQKKRFVIPISYLNEPLFLDLLNQAEEEFGFDHPMGGITIPCSEHTFLDLTSRLSE
- the LOC101308443 gene encoding uncharacterized protein LOC101308443, coding for MQPWVFDRMMHDVANYDPYFVQGRDATGRVGLSTEQKLTCAMRQLAYGVTADFFDDYMDITESTAIEILEHFTRAIWNVYHKYYLRRPTPADLRRLLDKAAERGFPGMIGSLDCMHWQWKNCPTGWGGQYTSYKGKPTIILEAVASYNTWIWHAFFGLPGSLNDINVLGQSPLFNDVARGETPQVSYEVQNRNYGQCYYLVDGIYPKWASFVQAIKNPRTSQTKHFTRMQEAYRKDVERAFGILQARWAIIRGPARGWSKENLQFIMMTCIILHDMIVEDEHDEDAAEPFDPNDIPTIPKKAHIYA